One window from the genome of [Clostridium] celerecrescens 18A encodes:
- a CDS encoding ABC transporter ATP-binding protein, protein MVTGNSDYAVQMHGITKRFGAFYALKDMSLDVKKGSIHSLLGENGAGKSTLMNVLYGLYQADEGEIFINGKKVDIKNPNVAIANGIGMVHQHFMLVEDFTVTQNIILGNETTSRAGIVDMKKARKQILDIVEKYGLEVDPDARICDISVGMQQRVEILKALYRGAELLILDEPTAVLTPQEIEDLLSIMHNLVDDGKAIIIITHKLKEIKASSDTCTIIRRGEYIDTVPVEKVSGQELAALMVGHEVKLVVDKTSAKPGETVLEIKDLVVKNERKLDAVKGLNLKVRKGEIVGIAGIDGNGQKELVEAISSLVPAERGSITVCGKPIINTNPRTVIDSGVSIIPEDRQKRGLVLDFTVNENAVLERCRKEPFSRKGILNKKKMEEFTQTLIKAYDVRPDDCGSRRVGELSGGNQQKVIIGREVAMNPDILIAVQPTRGLDVGAIETVHKTLIRERDKGKAVLLISFELDEVMNVSDTIAVIYDGKIQDTFQQGTVDENTIGLLMAGGKNHG, encoded by the coding sequence ATGGTCACGGGAAACAGCGATTATGCGGTCCAGATGCACGGAATCACAAAAAGGTTCGGGGCATTTTACGCTTTGAAGGATATGAGTCTGGATGTTAAGAAGGGCAGCATTCATTCTCTTCTGGGTGAAAACGGTGCGGGGAAGTCGACGCTGATGAATGTACTGTACGGATTGTATCAGGCCGATGAGGGAGAAATCTTTATCAATGGGAAAAAGGTGGACATAAAAAATCCTAATGTGGCCATAGCAAACGGCATCGGCATGGTTCATCAGCATTTTATGCTGGTGGAGGATTTCACGGTCACACAGAATATTATTTTAGGAAATGAGACTACCTCCCGCGCAGGTATTGTAGATATGAAGAAGGCCAGGAAACAGATATTAGATATCGTGGAAAAATACGGGCTGGAAGTAGACCCGGATGCCAGAATCTGTGATATTTCCGTTGGTATGCAGCAGAGGGTTGAAATATTAAAAGCGTTGTACCGGGGAGCGGAACTATTAATCCTTGATGAGCCTACCGCCGTTTTGACCCCTCAGGAAATTGAAGATCTTCTCTCCATCATGCACAATCTGGTAGATGACGGAAAGGCGATTATCATCATCACTCATAAATTAAAGGAAATTAAAGCATCTTCCGATACCTGTACCATCATCCGCCGCGGCGAATACATTGATACGGTTCCGGTAGAGAAGGTTTCCGGACAAGAGCTGGCTGCGCTGATGGTGGGCCATGAAGTAAAGCTGGTGGTGGATAAGACTTCGGCAAAGCCGGGAGAAACGGTATTAGAAATCAAAGACCTTGTTGTGAAAAATGAGAGAAAGCTTGATGCAGTAAAGGGTTTAAACTTAAAGGTCCGTAAGGGAGAAATCGTGGGAATCGCCGGTATTGACGGAAACGGGCAGAAGGAGCTGGTGGAAGCGATCAGCAGCCTGGTTCCGGCAGAAAGGGGAAGCATTACGGTTTGTGGGAAACCTATCATCAACACAAATCCAAGGACGGTCATAGACAGCGGCGTCAGCATCATTCCTGAGGACCGGCAGAAAAGGGGCCTTGTCCTTGACTTCACTGTAAATGAGAACGCGGTATTGGAACGCTGCCGCAAAGAACCATTTTCCAGAAAAGGAATCTTAAATAAAAAGAAAATGGAAGAGTTTACCCAAACCCTCATCAAGGCGTATGATGTCCGGCCGGATGACTGCGGTTCCAGAAGGGTAGGGGAGCTTTCAGGCGGAAATCAGCAGAAGGTTATCATCGGACGTGAAGTCGCCATGAATCCGGATATACTGATTGCGGTACAGCCGACCAGAGGACTTGACGTAGGAGCCATTGAAACTGTGCATAAGACCCTGATCCGTGAAAGGGATAAAGGAAAAGCGGTGCTCTTGATCTCTTTTGAACTGGACGAGGTTATGAATGTTTCCGATACCATAGCGGTTATTTACGACGGAAAAATTCAAGATACGTTTCAGCAGGGAACCGTAGATGAAAATACGATTGGTCTATTAATGGCAGGAGGAAAGAATCATGGATAA
- a CDS encoding Crp/Fnr family transcriptional regulator codes for MNDAMSLINELHSEPREYLNNYLANAPKWLLEAFKIVNLKKGTTFIHENETVDTIYILVEGVVKATDYRVQEIAYDYTRFYPVEVFGAMEFLMGFELYRTTLVTETDCRFLCVSKDQFSRWMLSDIHAVLEQVKAMGVYLLEQVRKERLFLFLQGSDRLFLLFMEIYRKSSHRGTCRIQLARKDLSNSTGLCIKTVNRCVSQMEEKGYISREGRTIIIDEEQYRRIKAVVAEKIDENEI; via the coding sequence GTGAACGATGCTATGTCTTTAATCAATGAACTTCACAGTGAGCCGCGGGAATATTTAAATAATTATCTGGCCAATGCGCCTAAATGGCTCCTGGAAGCCTTTAAGATAGTAAACCTGAAAAAGGGCACCACCTTTATTCATGAAAATGAAACCGTGGATACCATTTATATTCTGGTGGAAGGTGTTGTAAAGGCTACGGATTACCGGGTTCAGGAAATCGCCTACGACTATACCAGATTCTATCCGGTGGAGGTGTTTGGAGCCATGGAATTTCTCATGGGCTTTGAGCTGTACCGGACGACTCTGGTGACAGAAACGGACTGCCGGTTTCTCTGTGTATCCAAGGACCAGTTCAGCCGCTGGATGCTTTCAGATATCCATGCGGTTTTAGAACAGGTAAAGGCCATGGGCGTCTATCTTTTAGAGCAGGTAAGGAAGGAACGTCTGTTTTTATTTTTACAGGGAAGCGACAGACTATTCCTGCTCTTTATGGAGATTTACCGGAAATCATCCCACCGAGGGACCTGCCGCATACAGCTTGCAAGAAAAGATTTATCAAACAGTACCGGTCTTTGCATAAAGACCGTGAACCGGTGCGTCAGCCAGATGGAGGAGAAAGGGTATATTTCCCGGGAAGGAAGGACCATTATTATCGATGAAGAGCAGTACCGGCGGATTAAGGCGGTGGTTGCAGAAAAAATTGATGAGAATGAGATATAG
- the deoD gene encoding purine-nucleoside phosphorylase, producing the protein MEMTPTPHNGAKKGEIAKTVLMPGDPLRAKYIAETYLENPVQVTSVRNMLGFTGTYKGKELSVMGGGMGMPSMGIYSYELYHFYDVDQIIRIGSAGSLQDKVELMDVVIAMGACTDSNYAYQYGLPGTFASIADYELLAKAVEAAGKQGTKAVVGNVLSSDIFYNADSGVNDKWRNMGVLAVEMETAALYMNAAAARKKALCMLTISDLVYGDEKLSAEERQLGFGKMIEIALEL; encoded by the coding sequence ATGGAGATGACACCAACTCCCCATAATGGGGCAAAAAAAGGTGAAATAGCAAAAACAGTTTTGATGCCGGGGGATCCTTTACGGGCAAAGTATATTGCGGAAACGTATCTGGAAAATCCGGTTCAGGTAACATCGGTCCGGAACATGCTTGGATTTACCGGAACCTATAAGGGGAAAGAACTTTCCGTTATGGGGGGCGGAATGGGAATGCCGTCCATGGGAATATATTCTTATGAGCTGTATCATTTTTATGATGTGGACCAGATTATCCGCATCGGTTCTGCTGGCTCCCTGCAGGATAAGGTAGAGCTTATGGATGTAGTGATCGCCATGGGAGCCTGTACGGATTCCAATTATGCTTACCAGTATGGGCTTCCGGGTACATTTGCGTCTATTGCTGATTATGAGCTCCTGGCCAAAGCGGTAGAAGCGGCCGGAAAGCAGGGAACGAAAGCGGTTGTGGGCAATGTGCTGTCCAGCGATATATTTTATAATGCTGACAGCGGGGTTAATGACAAGTGGCGCAATATGGGAGTTCTGGCTGTTGAGATGGAAACAGCGGCTTTATATATGAATGCAGCAGCAGCCCGCAAAAAGGCTCTCTGTATGCTGACGATTTCCGATCTTGTTTATGGCGATGAAAAGCTGAGCGCAGAGGAGAGGCAGCTTGGATTTGGAAAAATGATAGAAATCGCCCTGGAATTGTAG
- the udp gene encoding uridine phosphorylase codes for MTNYSETEGKQYHLQVGKGDVGRYVILPGDPKRCALIAKYFDNPRLIADSREYVTYTGTIDGKLVSVTSTGIGGPSAAIALEELVMSGADTFIRVGTCGGMDVEVKSGDLVIANGAIRMEGTSREYAPIEFPAVPDFKVTGALAAAAKALDKTCHVGVVQCKDSFYGQHSPETKPVSFELLNKWEAWMKLGCKASEMESAALFVAASALKVRVGSIFLVLANQERARLGLENPIVHDTDGAIRTAVEAIRLMIQQDES; via the coding sequence ATGACAAATTATTCAGAAACAGAAGGAAAGCAGTATCACCTCCAGGTTGGGAAAGGGGATGTGGGCAGATATGTCATTCTGCCCGGAGACCCCAAGCGCTGTGCCCTTATTGCAAAGTATTTTGACAATCCCAGACTGATCGCGGACAGCAGGGAGTACGTGACCTATACCGGTACGATAGACGGTAAGTTAGTCAGCGTCACATCTACGGGCATCGGCGGTCCTTCGGCGGCGATTGCCCTGGAGGAACTGGTGATGTCTGGTGCAGACACTTTCATCCGTGTCGGTACTTGCGGCGGAATGGATGTGGAGGTAAAAAGCGGGGATTTAGTCATTGCAAACGGAGCCATCCGCATGGAAGGCACCAGCCGGGAATATGCGCCCATTGAGTTTCCGGCAGTCCCGGATTTTAAAGTGACAGGCGCCCTGGCTGCTGCGGCAAAGGCCCTGGATAAGACCTGCCATGTAGGAGTTGTCCAGTGTAAGGATTCCTTTTATGGACAGCATTCTCCGGAAACAAAGCCAGTATCCTTTGAACTGTTAAACAAATGGGAGGCCTGGATGAAGCTGGGCTGCAAGGCTTCGGAGATGGAATCCGCGGCTCTGTTTGTAGCAGCCAGTGCGCTTAAGGTGAGGGTCGGTTCCATATTCCTTGTATTAGCGAACCAGGAACGGGCAAGACTTGGTCTTGAAAATCCGATTGTCCATGATACGGATGGGGCCATACGAACGGCAGTAGAAGCCATTCGTCTTATGATACAACAGGATGAATCATAA
- a CDS encoding cytidine deaminase: MKEETMEGVCQSGALAGTELPVKEMIDQAFEAMGKAYAPYSGFKVGAALLSAEGTLYQGCNIENAAYTPSNCAERTAFFKAVSQGEKEFKAICIVGGKEGIPTGLTAPCGVCRQVMMEFCDPETFQIILAAEREEYKIFYLKELLPMGFGPKNL, translated from the coding sequence ATGAAAGAAGAAACAATGGAAGGTGTTTGCCAGAGCGGGGCTTTGGCCGGAACAGAGCTTCCTGTAAAGGAAATGATTGATCAGGCATTTGAGGCTATGGGAAAAGCATATGCTCCATATTCAGGATTTAAGGTGGGAGCGGCGCTTTTATCAGCTGAAGGCACTTTGTATCAGGGCTGCAATATCGAAAATGCAGCCTATACTCCAAGCAACTGCGCGGAACGCACGGCATTTTTTAAGGCGGTCAGCCAGGGGGAAAAGGAATTTAAAGCAATCTGCATCGTTGGAGGAAAAGAGGGGATCCCTACAGGGCTTACAGCCCCTTGCGGAGTCTGCCGCCAGGTAATGATGGAATTCTGCGACCCGGAAACATTTCAGATCATATTAGCGGCAGAAAGAGAAGAGTATAAGATATTTTATTTAAAGGAACTGCTGCCCATGGGCTTTGGGCCGAAAAATTTATAA
- a CDS encoding ABC transporter permease, with the protein MDKAIKILKKPLTMTLIAVFFGFIVAGIILAAAGYPPVHSLAVLFDGVFSSPKHISNVIIKSTPIILTGIGVAFAFKTGLFNIGAEGQFIMGCVASTVVGILFDFPPVIQIPLVVLAGVAAGAVYGGIAGFLKAKFGIHEVLTSIMLNWIALYFSNYVCSLNRFHKPDTIGTYPINRSGYTMILGNYKTTEAGKAALAQNEFLRSTVLKTDVNVGIIIAVILAVFIWFLLYKTAKGFELRAVGFNKSAAEFSGIYVNRNILHSMLISGAICGLAASLYITGNSPHGIATLAAFENTGFNGLSVCLIAASSPIGCIFAGLLFGGLIYGGQSLQYEVGAPSEIINIVIGVIVFFVALTRIIPPLVDRFSKGGKKHA; encoded by the coding sequence ATGGATAAAGCGATAAAGATATTAAAAAAACCATTAACAATGACATTGATCGCTGTTTTCTTTGGTTTTATCGTAGCGGGGATTATACTAGCGGCGGCGGGGTATCCGCCGGTTCATTCACTAGCCGTCTTGTTTGACGGAGTCTTTTCCAGTCCGAAACACATTTCCAATGTTATCATCAAAAGTACGCCTATCATTCTCACGGGAATCGGCGTTGCATTTGCGTTTAAGACCGGACTTTTTAACATCGGAGCCGAAGGACAGTTTATTATGGGATGTGTGGCATCTACCGTGGTCGGCATTCTGTTTGATTTTCCTCCGGTGATCCAGATTCCTCTCGTTGTCCTTGCTGGTGTGGCAGCCGGGGCAGTGTATGGAGGGATTGCAGGTTTCTTAAAGGCGAAGTTTGGCATTCATGAGGTTCTTACCAGTATCATGCTTAACTGGATTGCGCTTTATTTCTCTAATTATGTATGCTCCTTAAACCGGTTCCATAAGCCGGATACCATTGGAACGTACCCGATCAACCGTTCCGGTTATACGATGATTCTGGGAAATTACAAGACAACAGAGGCGGGAAAAGCGGCCCTTGCACAGAACGAATTTCTTCGCAGCACCGTTTTGAAAACAGATGTAAACGTTGGAATCATTATTGCAGTCATTCTGGCTGTGTTTATCTGGTTCCTTCTATATAAAACAGCTAAGGGATTTGAACTGAGAGCGGTAGGCTTTAATAAGAGCGCAGCGGAATTTTCTGGAATCTATGTAAACAGAAACATCCTGCACTCCATGCTTATATCCGGCGCGATCTGCGGGCTGGCTGCATCTCTTTATATCACCGGAAATTCTCCTCATGGCATTGCCACATTGGCAGCCTTTGAAAACACGGGCTTTAACGGATTATCCGTTTGTCTGATCGCGGCCAGTTCACCAATCGGCTGTATTTTTGCAGGGCTGCTGTTTGGAGGTTTAATATATGGCGGCCAGTCTTTGCAGTACGAAGTGGGTGCTCCGTCAGAAATTATCAACATCGTCATTGGTGTCATCGTTTTTTTCGTGGCGCTGACCCGTATCATTCCGCCGCTGGTGGACCGTTTTTCGAAGGGAGGTAAGAAACATGCTTAA
- a CDS encoding ABC transporter permease has product MLNSLMLFVGITLMYSTPLVFAALGGVVSERSGVTNIGIEGMMTIGAVTGATVGYYSGSAWVGFFAAGLAGGVIALLHAFASITCKADQTISGIAINLIGPGVALFVCRLLFDGATMSLPVPHKIPKVFGSLNSKAFQNLNVDVTVVIAFVLAVFIWFFLYKTKWGLHIRAVGEHPAAADTMGLNVYKIRYICVLVSGILAGLGGASMTLAIIPQFTPTAISGQGFIALAAVIFGKWTPHGAYGACLLFGAAQALTVTLGGGRFAVPSSILAMLPYLITIVILILFVGKSSAPKASGQPYEKDAR; this is encoded by the coding sequence ATGCTTAACAGTCTGATGCTATTCGTAGGCATTACACTTATGTATTCCACCCCTTTGGTATTTGCAGCATTGGGGGGAGTGGTGTCGGAGCGGTCCGGCGTTACCAATATCGGTATTGAAGGAATGATGACCATCGGAGCAGTTACAGGGGCTACTGTGGGTTATTATTCAGGAAGTGCCTGGGTAGGATTTTTTGCAGCCGGTCTGGCAGGAGGTGTTATTGCTCTTCTCCATGCCTTTGCGTCGATTACATGTAAGGCGGACCAGACGATATCCGGTATTGCCATCAATTTGATCGGACCTGGTGTGGCTCTGTTTGTCTGCCGCCTGCTTTTTGACGGTGCCACCATGTCGCTCCCGGTGCCTCATAAGATTCCAAAGGTGTTTGGGAGCTTAAACTCAAAGGCGTTTCAGAATTTAAATGTGGATGTGACCGTTGTCATCGCGTTTGTACTGGCTGTTTTTATCTGGTTCTTTCTATATAAAACAAAGTGGGGGCTTCATATCCGGGCAGTTGGAGAGCATCCGGCAGCAGCGGATACCATGGGACTCAACGTTTATAAAATCAGGTATATCTGTGTGCTGGTTTCGGGCATTTTAGCCGGACTGGGCGGTGCGTCCATGACCCTGGCCATCATCCCTCAATTTACGCCTACCGCGATCAGCGGACAGGGATTTATTGCACTGGCAGCCGTGATTTTTGGAAAATGGACTCCTCACGGGGCTTATGGTGCCTGCCTGTTATTCGGAGCAGCCCAGGCCCTTACCGTCACTCTGGGAGGGGGAAGATTTGCGGTTCCTTCGTCCATTCTGGCAATGCTTCCGTATCTCATTACTATCGTGATCCTGATCCTGTTTGTGGGGAAATCCTCTGCACCGAAAGCAAGCGGGCAGCCATACGAAAAGGATGCAAGGTAA